The window CACCGTGGCACCGGCCGTCTCCCGTACCAAAGCCTGGCGCAACCTGAGATCCGTCCGGTAATCCAGGGCGGAAAAACTGTCATCAAAAATGTATATGCCGGGGTTTTTAACCAAGGCCCTGGCAATAGATAACCGTTGTTTCTGTCCCCCTGAGAGGTTTATTCCACCCTGGGACAGTACGGATCCATAGCCCTCGGACCGTTCATCGATAATTTCCCGTGCCTGGGCAATCTCCACCGCCCGGTCCAGGTCCCGAGTATCATGGCGGAGTCCCCGGCCCTCCCCGGTGCTCCCGGACTTCCTGGAGCCCCCGGACTTCCCGGTGCTCCCGGACNNNNNNNNNNNNNNNNNNNNNNNNNNNNNNNNNNNNNNNNNNNNNNNNNNGTGCTCCCGGACTTCCTGGAGCCCCCGGACTTCCCGGTGCTCCCGGACTTCCCGGAGCCCCCGGACTCCCATGAAGATTCTGCTTCAGCCTGCATACCGGAATCCGGTGATGCCGGTTCTCGATGATGAGCCTCCGAAGGGCTATCGGTGCCATACCGCAAATTCTCTTCGATACTTCCGCTGAATAGATGGGCGCGTTGGGGTACGTACCCGATCATGCGCCGTAAATCAGCCTGGGATACCCTCCGTACATCCTTGCCTGCCACGAAGATGCTGCCCTGAGTCACATCGTAAAACCGGGGTATTAGATTCACCAAGGTGCTTTTCCCGGAGCCGGTAGCACCAATAATCCCCACGGTCTGTCCGGGTTCAATCCTAAAACTGATATCATGGAGTACATCCTCAGGAGCATGGCCATACCTGAAGCACACCCCCTGAAATTCGATTCCTGGGGGTGCCCCTGCCGGCAATCCCTGCTGTTCGTTTTCAGGCGGATCGACAATCCCCGGGGGCGTATTAAGTACCTCAGCGACCCGTCGGGCAGAGACCGCAGCCCGGGGTATCATGACAAACATCATGGAGATCATCAAAAAAGACATGACTATCTGCATGGAATACTGGAGGAACGCCATCATATCCCCCACCTGCATGGCGGCCCCCGCTATTTCATGACTCCCCACCCATATAATAAGCACTGATAATCCGTTCA is drawn from Spirochaeta lutea and contains these coding sequences:
- a CDS encoding ATP-binding cassette domain-containing protein, producing SGSTGKSGGSRKSGSTGEGRGLRHDTRDLDRAVEIAQAREIIDERSEGYGSVLSQGGINLSGGQKQRLSIARALVKNPGIYIFDDSFSALDYRTDLRLRQALVRETAGATVVLVSQRVSTIQQADQIIVLDEGRIMGTGSHQDLMEGCPTYREIAESQSTSNQSESRNQEGIE